A genomic region of Alicyclobacillus sp. SO9 contains the following coding sequences:
- a CDS encoding YfmQ family protein, whose product MPSWFIPVFIALALLSFLMTPPTFLTDKFVSVFATHPKLQNEAVIYVNGAELTREKKEEFIERWNGARFLYRVYDNFDDNNGTPIRISVHSSRRHMSFLLFGDGRYIDVIKQISKRKAVFYRVKGEKLEAFIRSLLTESEKIAQP is encoded by the coding sequence ATGCCAAGCTGGTTCATACCTGTTTTTATAGCGCTGGCCCTGCTGTCATTCCTGATGACGCCTCCTACGTTCTTGACGGACAAATTCGTCTCAGTATTCGCGACGCATCCCAAGCTTCAGAACGAGGCTGTCATCTATGTCAATGGAGCGGAACTCACCAGGGAGAAAAAGGAAGAGTTCATCGAGCGTTGGAATGGAGCACGGTTCTTATATAGGGTCTACGACAACTTTGATGACAATAACGGCACACCAATACGCATATCGGTTCATTCATCCCGCAGGCACATGAGTTTCCTTTTATTTGGAGACGGCCGCTATATTGACGTGATAAAACAAATCTCCAAGAGAAAAGCCGTTTTTTATCGCGTAAAAGGTGAGAAACTTGAAGCGTTTATTCGATCATTACTTACCGAGTCGGAAAAAATTGCTCAGCCATAA
- a CDS encoding sirohydrochlorin chelatase has protein sequence MCEITNKPTGILLISGGTRSLSGQRQTQNFVADLKRRMGRRVPVLVAHLEAQEPSLKSVLGFVDESGVQDWLCVPLYLFATGYTVLHNPVWIAKFLLLRRPYLHLRWMPVWGTERQLISLTAGYIHRLLLDFDETTTSVVLVGGASSSSKTFQRYRQVAKRISKWIGIPVKPSILAGVGTSAYDFFSKNSMAPSSRIFVPYIAFDGLLMEKFRNEIAKVKPVKGQQSLVALPVFAQTELTSFIYNRITSRFYNSSYAPPHNVEDNSALVHVKRNSVV, from the coding sequence GTGTGTGAGATTACGAACAAACCAACGGGAATTTTGCTGATTTCCGGAGGTACGCGAAGTCTTTCTGGACAGCGTCAGACGCAAAATTTTGTTGCGGACCTCAAGCGCCGGATGGGGCGGAGAGTCCCTGTACTGGTGGCACATTTGGAGGCCCAAGAGCCTAGTTTGAAGTCAGTGCTCGGGTTTGTCGATGAATCAGGTGTGCAAGACTGGCTCTGTGTGCCCCTGTATTTATTCGCCACTGGTTATACGGTTCTTCACAACCCAGTTTGGATAGCGAAGTTTTTACTATTGAGACGACCGTATCTTCATTTGCGTTGGATGCCAGTCTGGGGGACTGAGCGTCAACTGATATCCCTTACAGCGGGATACATTCATAGACTGCTGCTGGATTTCGACGAAACAACAACGAGCGTAGTTTTAGTCGGTGGTGCCAGCAGCAGTTCTAAGACATTTCAGAGATATCGCCAAGTTGCAAAGAGAATATCAAAGTGGATTGGAATTCCTGTAAAACCGTCAATCCTAGCGGGAGTTGGGACATCCGCTTATGATTTCTTCAGTAAAAACTCCATGGCACCATCTTCCCGGATATTTGTGCCCTACATCGCTTTTGACGGACTGTTAATGGAGAAGTTTCGCAATGAAATAGCCAAAGTGAAGCCAGTGAAAGGGCAACAGTCATTAGTGGCTCTGCCAGTTTTCGCGCAGACTGAACTCACAAGCTTCATATATAATAGAATTACGTCACGATTCTATAATTCGTCTTATGCTCCTCCTCATAATGTTGAAGACAATTCAGCTCTGGTTCATGTAAAGAGAAACTCGGTTGTTTAA
- a CDS encoding rhodanese-like domain-containing protein: MNVFNLFRHPAGLKDLNPDEVESLLRQNRMPLIFDVRTRGEFRSGHIAGAKNYPLGNERSIITAHDGDTGIILICKTGHRSQAAAIELFKAGFTSVSHLKGGMNAWLREGKPVTGR; the protein is encoded by the coding sequence ATGAACGTATTTAACTTATTTCGTCACCCGGCAGGGCTTAAGGATTTGAACCCAGATGAGGTAGAAAGTCTACTCCGCCAAAACCGGATGCCTCTCATTTTTGATGTTCGGACGCGAGGCGAATTCAGATCGGGCCACATTGCGGGCGCAAAGAACTATCCCCTGGGAAATGAGCGCAGTATTATCACAGCCCACGACGGAGATACAGGTATTATCCTGATTTGCAAAACGGGGCATCGCAGCCAAGCGGCTGCAATTGAGCTGTTTAAGGCGGGTTTTACCAGTGTGTCCCACCTGAAAGGCGGGATGAACGCGTGGCTGCGTGAAGGCAAGCCGGTCACCGGGCGGTAG
- a CDS encoding glutamate-5-semialdehyde dehydrogenase, which produces MMDEGFKQYVHQKLKEAKKSTRSLAAASGKTRNDALMQMASALWDHREAILEANARDVQLAQRSGQSASRIDRLALTETRIQQMMDGMKAVTALPDKIGEVMETMYRPNGLVIEKVRVPMGVIAMVYEARPNVTADAAALCIKTGNAVVLRGGSDALESNTALVQALHAGLNKSEIPPAAVQFIDVVERESVDVLIRAKGLVDLAIPRGGAALIQRVVENARVPVIETGVGNCHVYVDRDANPAKATEITVNAKTNRPSVCNAAETLLVHKDIARSWLPQVALELSQLGVKLHVCDRSLRVLSSLDAERGKIVSASDDDWGREYLDLELSVKVVDTLDEAIQHIETYGTSHSEAIVTDDPETAEVFLRAVDAAAVYHNASTRFTDGFEFGFGAEIGISTQKLHARGPMGLDEITTYKYMIRGTGQIKQS; this is translated from the coding sequence ATGATGGATGAAGGGTTCAAACAGTACGTACACCAGAAGTTGAAAGAAGCGAAGAAGTCGACTCGGAGTCTCGCTGCTGCTTCCGGGAAGACAAGGAACGATGCCTTGATGCAAATGGCGAGTGCGTTATGGGACCATCGGGAGGCGATTCTCGAAGCGAATGCAAGGGATGTACAACTCGCACAACGTTCAGGACAGTCTGCATCGAGGATTGACAGGTTGGCGCTCACTGAGACAAGAATTCAACAGATGATGGACGGAATGAAGGCTGTGACAGCACTGCCGGACAAAATCGGGGAAGTTATGGAAACCATGTATCGGCCAAACGGGTTGGTTATAGAGAAAGTTCGGGTGCCAATGGGTGTGATAGCAATGGTCTACGAAGCGAGGCCTAATGTCACTGCCGACGCAGCGGCCTTATGTATTAAAACGGGTAATGCTGTTGTCTTGCGAGGTGGAAGCGACGCGCTGGAGTCCAACACTGCCTTGGTTCAGGCGCTACATGCGGGTCTGAACAAAAGTGAAATACCACCTGCGGCGGTCCAGTTCATCGATGTGGTGGAGAGAGAATCCGTCGATGTTTTAATTCGGGCCAAAGGACTTGTTGATCTCGCTATACCCCGCGGCGGAGCAGCTTTGATTCAGAGAGTTGTTGAGAATGCCAGAGTTCCGGTCATTGAGACGGGCGTAGGGAACTGCCACGTATATGTGGACAGGGATGCCAATCCCGCAAAGGCAACAGAGATTACCGTAAATGCAAAGACAAATCGTCCTTCTGTCTGTAATGCAGCTGAAACGCTGCTGGTTCACAAAGATATTGCGCGGAGTTGGCTGCCGCAAGTTGCCCTTGAGTTAAGTCAGCTTGGCGTGAAACTACACGTGTGCGACCGGTCGCTTAGGGTCTTAAGTTCATTGGACGCAGAGCGAGGCAAGATCGTAAGTGCATCTGACGACGACTGGGGTCGTGAATACCTCGACTTGGAATTGTCGGTAAAAGTCGTCGATACGCTTGATGAAGCAATACAGCATATCGAAACGTATGGTACCTCCCACTCAGAAGCTATCGTTACGGATGACCCTGAGACTGCAGAGGTCTTCTTAAGAGCTGTTGATGCGGCCGCTGTCTACCACAATGCATCCACACGGTTTACCGACGGTTTTGAATTCGGCTTTGGCGCCGAGATTGGCATCTCGACTCAGAAACTCCATGCGCGGGGACCCATGGGCCTTGACGAAATCACAACCTACAAATACATGATTAGAGGTACTGGGCAAATTAAGCAGAGTTAA
- the cydB gene encoding cytochrome d ubiquinol oxidase subunit II gives MTLNALWFIIIGLLFTGFFFLEGFDFGVGILVPLLGRNDTERRVLINSIGPFWDANEVWLIAAGASMFAAFPNWYATLFSGFYIALFLMLLALIGRGVAFEYRSKIEQPKWRKFWDWVIFAGSLIPPLLWGVALADLMKGVPIDGHMNYVGTFFDLLSWYSVLGGLSVVLLFVLHGALFITLRTAEDIRDRARNVAMKTGGLTTFILFAFVVATYIETDIFTKIGVDPGSIPIVAGLALVSVRFLVQAKHYAWAFAMTGITIILSTMTVFVGLYPRVMISSLNANWSLTVFNASSNTYSLQVMTVVALTIVPFVVAYQIWSYWVFRKRVKLDHLDY, from the coding sequence ATGACTTTAAATGCTCTTTGGTTCATCATTATAGGACTGTTATTTACGGGGTTTTTCTTCCTGGAAGGTTTCGACTTCGGTGTCGGAATTCTCGTACCGCTGCTTGGCCGCAACGACACCGAGCGCAGGGTGCTTATCAACAGCATTGGACCGTTTTGGGATGCCAATGAAGTTTGGCTGATTGCCGCTGGAGCGTCCATGTTTGCGGCCTTTCCGAATTGGTATGCTACCCTCTTCAGCGGTTTCTACATTGCGTTATTTCTCATGTTATTAGCACTGATTGGCCGCGGTGTCGCTTTTGAATACCGCAGTAAAATTGAGCAGCCAAAGTGGCGCAAGTTTTGGGATTGGGTTATCTTCGCCGGAAGTCTCATTCCACCGTTGCTGTGGGGCGTTGCCTTGGCGGACCTGATGAAAGGTGTTCCAATTGACGGACATATGAATTACGTTGGTACATTCTTTGATCTTCTTAGTTGGTACTCGGTTCTCGGCGGCCTCAGTGTTGTCTTGCTGTTTGTGTTGCATGGCGCGCTGTTTATTACGCTGCGTACAGCGGAAGATATCCGGGACCGTGCACGAAATGTGGCCATGAAAACAGGTGGCCTTACCACGTTCATTCTGTTTGCCTTCGTTGTGGCTACATATATTGAGACGGACATTTTTACAAAGATTGGGGTCGATCCCGGTTCTATTCCAATTGTCGCCGGCCTCGCTCTGGTTTCTGTCCGCTTTTTGGTCCAAGCAAAGCACTATGCGTGGGCCTTCGCAATGACAGGTATCACAATTATTTTGTCCACGATGACCGTCTTTGTGGGACTCTATCCGCGGGTGATGATTAGTTCGTTAAACGCAAATTGGAGTTTGACGGTATTTAACGCTTCTTCCAACACCTATTCACTTCAAGTGATGACTGTCGTGGCACTGACAATAGTCCCGTTCGTAGTCGCATATCAAATCTGGAGTTATTGGGTGTTTCGCAAACGAGTGAAACTCGATCACCTCGATTATTGA
- a CDS encoding DUF3307 domain-containing protein has protein sequence MVVLLLIFAHLLSDFVFQTSTMAAKKGLFKRHFWLHIGIHFVTYEAALLVFSYLLHAFYLKFLLAGIYLAGLHLLIDFAKEKSQDTFPKWDTKVRKSLVFFVDQALHLISLLLISRFTLQYQYTRHLHQIAEKVLRHHGFSLNLEQSVILILILMVLSTSFSGIVVELIVSPVPQEGERLIETKHIARESNTQGTRSYGSQDAASVERTYISVPPATVSRGRLIGYLERLMTMLLIAAAGYSSIGFIIATKSLVRFRQLDDRDFAEYFLIGTFSSILLGTIWGFVLKTFLT, from the coding sequence TTGGTCGTCCTTTTACTTATTTTCGCACACCTGTTATCTGATTTTGTCTTCCAGACATCGACGATGGCCGCTAAGAAGGGGTTGTTCAAGAGACACTTCTGGTTGCATATCGGTATTCATTTTGTTACCTACGAAGCGGCCCTGCTTGTTTTTTCTTATTTGCTGCACGCATTCTATCTGAAATTCTTGCTTGCTGGAATTTACTTGGCCGGACTTCATTTACTGATTGACTTTGCAAAGGAGAAGTCTCAAGACACCTTTCCAAAGTGGGACACAAAGGTGCGAAAGAGTCTGGTGTTCTTCGTTGATCAAGCCTTGCATCTCATCTCCTTACTCCTCATTTCGCGATTTACGCTGCAATACCAATACACCCGGCATCTACATCAGATTGCGGAGAAGGTGCTTCGACACCACGGATTTTCACTAAATTTAGAGCAGTCTGTCATTCTCATTCTCATCTTGATGGTCCTCTCAACAAGCTTCTCTGGGATTGTTGTAGAATTGATTGTATCCCCCGTTCCGCAAGAGGGCGAGCGGCTCATTGAAACAAAACACATTGCACGGGAAAGCAACACTCAAGGGACCCGTTCGTACGGCAGCCAAGACGCTGCCTCTGTAGAGAGAACTTATATCAGCGTTCCGCCTGCCACAGTATCACGGGGGAGACTAATCGGTTACTTAGAGCGCCTCATGACGATGCTCTTGATTGCCGCTGCAGGCTATTCTTCCATCGGCTTTATCATTGCAACGAAATCGCTGGTTCGATTCCGGCAACTCGATGACCGAGACTTTGCCGAGTACTTTCTCATCGGTACATTTTCATCAATTTTACTGGGAACAATCTGGGGTTTTGTGCTAAAAACATTTTTGACCTAA
- a CDS encoding SDR family oxidoreductase, with protein MYPEVQPYGEQPKSEKVKLNFRPQHQSTMPGHEHLMDPLPIADNPDYKASGKCKGKTVVITGGDSGIGRAAAIAFAKEGANVSVIYYTEDLDAKATKHAVESYGGHCLLVKADLKQQSEAVHAVTQTVGEYGGLDCVVNNAAVQYSQQSLLDITPKQLLETFQTNIFSYFYVSQAALPHLKKGDSIINTASVTAYKGNKTLIDYSATKGAIVTFTRSLALSLVDSGIRVNAVAPGPIWTPLIPASFTESEVSEFGNDTPMKRAGQPFEVAPAYIYLASEDSGFMTGQVLHINGGEIING; from the coding sequence ATGTATCCGGAAGTCCAACCTTACGGTGAACAACCAAAGAGTGAGAAGGTAAAGCTTAACTTTCGCCCACAGCACCAATCTACTATGCCTGGACACGAGCATCTGATGGACCCGCTGCCGATTGCTGATAATCCTGACTACAAGGCCAGTGGGAAGTGTAAGGGAAAAACAGTGGTCATTACAGGCGGCGACAGCGGCATTGGGCGTGCGGCAGCTATCGCCTTCGCAAAGGAAGGTGCCAACGTCAGTGTTATCTATTACACTGAAGACTTAGATGCAAAAGCCACAAAACACGCTGTGGAATCCTACGGCGGTCACTGTTTGTTGGTTAAGGCGGACCTAAAACAACAGAGTGAAGCTGTACATGCAGTGACACAGACTGTGGGGGAGTACGGTGGATTGGATTGCGTAGTGAATAATGCGGCAGTACAGTATTCGCAGCAAAGTCTTCTCGACATCACTCCGAAGCAGTTACTTGAGACGTTTCAAACGAACATCTTTTCCTATTTCTACGTGAGTCAGGCTGCTTTACCGCATTTAAAGAAAGGCGACAGTATCATTAATACTGCGTCAGTTACAGCGTACAAGGGGAACAAGACCCTCATCGATTACTCTGCTACAAAGGGGGCTATCGTCACATTCACGCGATCGTTGGCGTTATCTCTCGTGGATTCAGGCATTCGTGTAAACGCTGTTGCACCAGGACCAATATGGACCCCGTTAATCCCGGCGTCGTTTACCGAGAGTGAGGTCAGTGAGTTTGGGAACGATACGCCGATGAAGCGTGCTGGACAGCCGTTTGAAGTGGCGCCTGCATACATTTACCTTGCGTCTGAAGACTCCGGGTTTATGACAGGACAGGTGTTACACATCAACGGCGGAGAAATTATCAACGGATAG
- a CDS encoding sulfite exporter TauE/SafE family protein, which yields MLVFLFMIFIGLLLGFIGAGGSGFIISILTLVFGIPIQTAFGTSLAAMVFTTLSGAYSHFRDDNIVLKAGIVVGLVGAAGAFAGTRIADVLPVSDLKWLTSVALFLSAVLLGVRLFIIKPQHTPQNADNSDAKVPAREEHSRPVLLSGPQFWASSVLIGLVTGLLSGTFGIGSTPFIQIGLLTLIGLTLRQAVGTTMLVILPIALAGGTGYYSIGDLNFTLLAEVVLGTTLGAFFGAKLTKIASPLFLKVAMVTVPVIGSILLLL from the coding sequence ATGCTTGTGTTTCTCTTCATGATTTTCATAGGACTGCTACTGGGATTTATCGGAGCCGGAGGCTCCGGTTTTATTATCTCCATCTTAACGTTGGTTTTTGGGATACCAATTCAGACAGCTTTCGGCACCTCACTGGCGGCTATGGTATTTACGACCTTATCAGGGGCGTACAGTCATTTTCGAGACGACAACATTGTACTGAAAGCCGGTATTGTCGTTGGGTTGGTTGGGGCTGCCGGGGCCTTTGCAGGGACACGCATTGCAGATGTGTTGCCTGTAAGTGATTTAAAGTGGCTGACTTCAGTTGCCTTGTTTCTGTCAGCAGTGCTGCTCGGCGTCCGTTTGTTTATCATAAAGCCGCAGCACACCCCGCAGAATGCCGATAACTCAGATGCTAAAGTCCCAGCGAGGGAAGAGCATAGCAGACCTGTACTTTTGTCGGGGCCTCAGTTTTGGGCTTCTTCTGTCCTGATTGGTCTGGTTACGGGGCTGCTCTCAGGCACGTTCGGGATTGGGTCCACGCCTTTCATACAAATTGGTCTTTTAACGCTGATTGGATTGACGCTGCGCCAAGCAGTCGGCACAACCATGCTTGTGATTCTGCCCATAGCTCTTGCCGGCGGTACCGGGTACTACAGCATTGGTGATCTGAACTTTACGCTTCTTGCAGAAGTCGTACTCGGAACGACACTTGGAGCTTTTTTTGGCGCGAAGTTGACCAAGATTGCTTCGCCTTTGTTTCTCAAGGTCGCAATGGTCACCGTTCCAGTGATTGGCTCAATCCTTCTCTTGCTGTAG
- a CDS encoding NADPH-dependent FMN reductase, producing the protein MNVICMVGSLRKDSYNMQFAKTLQERYTDKFHLDILDIGQLPYYNEDIEQNPGEVVQSFKQQVAAADAVIFVTPEYNWSIPGVLKNALDWLSRVDKVMNGKPVLTAGVSAGFLATIRAQLHLREILASAGLNVKMFPPGGNEILVGAAKDKFENGRLSDAGTLTFIDSVMEKFVQFVLSAK; encoded by the coding sequence ATGAACGTTATCTGTATGGTTGGGAGTTTGAGAAAAGACTCATACAATATGCAGTTCGCCAAGACCCTGCAAGAGAGGTATACGGACAAGTTCCATCTCGATATTTTAGATATCGGGCAGCTGCCGTATTATAACGAAGACATTGAACAAAATCCTGGAGAAGTAGTGCAATCCTTCAAGCAACAGGTTGCTGCTGCAGATGCAGTGATTTTTGTCACCCCAGAGTACAACTGGTCCATTCCCGGTGTACTGAAGAATGCATTAGACTGGCTTTCAAGAGTAGACAAAGTCATGAATGGAAAACCCGTTTTGACGGCCGGCGTCTCAGCTGGATTTTTAGCAACCATTCGCGCACAACTGCATCTTCGTGAAATCCTGGCAAGCGCAGGCCTTAATGTAAAAATGTTTCCGCCTGGAGGAAATGAGATTTTGGTCGGAGCTGCGAAAGACAAGTTCGAGAACGGGCGCCTCTCGGACGCAGGAACACTGACCTTCATTGACAGTGTCATGGAGAAGTTTGTGCAATTCGTTTTATCAGCCAAGTAG
- a CDS encoding alkaline phosphatase family protein, translating into MRNPALMVSALAFAVVITTGCGNANRAVETANKGSNPRVTQTGPTQNKTVGGQSNSSRSGTGTASSTNTARPAKPTRPDHIVVVVEENHGYNRIVGNKHAPYINSLIRNGALFTNYHAVAHPSQPNYLALFAGSTLGIHSDSCPHTFTQANLGSELTASNLSFTGYAESLPSVGFTGCSTRTYARKHAPWVDFSNLARHVNRPFSSFSNNFTKLPTVSFVIPNVKNDMHSGSVAAGDAWLKNNLGAYASWAKSHNSLLFITFDEGYGLGNRVATVFYGAGVKTGKYGQSFTHYSLLRTIESLYHLSPLGKSKQAKPMTTALAYG; encoded by the coding sequence ATGAGAAACCCCGCGCTAATGGTTAGTGCGCTGGCCTTCGCGGTTGTGATAACAACGGGGTGCGGCAACGCAAACCGTGCCGTGGAGACTGCAAACAAAGGCAGCAATCCTCGGGTGACACAGACAGGGCCGACCCAGAATAAGACCGTCGGAGGACAATCAAACAGCAGCAGGTCTGGCACTGGCACCGCTTCTTCTACAAATACAGCACGACCGGCGAAACCGACTCGACCAGACCATATTGTTGTGGTCGTGGAAGAGAATCACGGGTATAACCGTATTGTGGGTAACAAACATGCGCCCTATATCAACAGCCTGATTCGAAATGGCGCTTTATTTACTAATTATCATGCTGTGGCGCACCCAAGCCAACCCAATTACTTGGCATTGTTTGCTGGGAGTACTCTCGGCATACACAGCGATTCCTGTCCTCATACATTCACCCAAGCCAACCTTGGAAGCGAACTGACCGCAAGTAACCTTAGCTTCACAGGATACGCGGAAAGCCTCCCGAGCGTTGGATTTACAGGATGCAGTACCCGGACCTATGCCAGAAAGCACGCGCCTTGGGTCGATTTTTCCAATCTGGCAAGGCATGTGAACCGACCTTTTTCAAGCTTTTCAAACAACTTCACGAAACTACCGACAGTCTCTTTTGTCATTCCGAACGTCAAGAACGACATGCACAGCGGCAGTGTAGCGGCAGGTGACGCTTGGCTGAAGAACAATTTGGGTGCCTATGCCAGTTGGGCGAAGTCGCATAACAGCCTGCTGTTTATTACCTTTGATGAAGGCTATGGTCTAGGCAATCGGGTTGCAACAGTGTTCTACGGAGCGGGCGTGAAAACGGGAAAGTACGGCCAGTCGTTTACCCACTACAGCTTGTTGAGGACAATCGAATCCCTTTACCACTTGTCTCCGCTTGGCAAGAGTAAGCAGGCGAAGCCGATGACCACGGCTTTAGCCTATGGTTGA
- a CDS encoding magnesium transporter CorA family protein, with amino-acid sequence MIKTYLYDREQEELMHDIDLHELKHLLKNDNLMLWIDIFNWVPEDPYEIKAIADIFGFHPLAVEDCVYESPRTKVDRYEGYDFFELHSLKYDEDTEPEISIEELNIFLGANFIVTVHRRAIQSIGRIAARSRHDNAYLERGSDYLFYAIVDGLTDTYFPIIDELSGRIDDLEDEMYEHPALAISEEFLALKRTLVTIRKAIEPQRKIFSSLNTGTYTFAMHPENKPYYMDLSDHLERIADSVDVFRDLVQGALDTYSSMGTAKTNETMRVLTIITTLTATMTFITGIFGMNVPLPYQHSWIVTVVIAGVMLGLSVWMLVVFRKRKWI; translated from the coding sequence ATGATTAAAACGTACCTTTACGACCGAGAGCAAGAGGAATTAATGCATGACATCGATCTTCATGAACTCAAACACTTGTTAAAAAATGATAATCTCATGCTCTGGATTGACATTTTCAACTGGGTTCCTGAAGACCCGTATGAAATTAAGGCAATTGCAGATATTTTTGGGTTCCATCCTTTGGCTGTGGAGGACTGCGTCTATGAATCACCGCGTACAAAGGTGGACAGATATGAAGGATATGACTTTTTCGAACTCCATTCGCTTAAGTACGATGAAGATACAGAGCCTGAAATCTCCATCGAAGAACTGAATATTTTTCTGGGCGCCAATTTTATTGTCACGGTGCACCGGCGTGCAATTCAGTCTATCGGCAGAATTGCAGCCAGGTCTCGTCACGACAACGCATATTTGGAGCGAGGCTCCGATTATTTGTTCTATGCCATTGTGGACGGCCTCACAGATACCTATTTTCCGATTATCGACGAACTTTCCGGGCGTATTGACGATCTCGAGGATGAAATGTACGAACACCCGGCTTTGGCTATCAGCGAAGAGTTTCTGGCTCTAAAGAGAACGCTGGTCACTATTCGTAAAGCGATTGAACCGCAACGAAAAATTTTCTCAAGTCTGAATACCGGAACCTATACGTTCGCCATGCACCCAGAGAACAAGCCGTATTACATGGACCTCTCAGACCATCTCGAGAGAATTGCTGATTCAGTGGATGTCTTTCGCGATCTCGTTCAAGGTGCCCTAGATACTTACTCTTCAATGGGAACGGCGAAGACCAATGAAACGATGCGCGTTTTGACGATTATTACAACTTTAACTGCCACAATGACCTTCATCACAGGGATTTTTGGTATGAATGTTCCGCTGCCTTACCAACATTCGTGGATTGTAACCGTCGTAATTGCCGGAGTGATGCTTGGCTTGAGTGTCTGGATGTTGGTCGTATTTAGAAAAAGAAAATGGATTTAA
- a CDS encoding NAD(P)H-dependent flavin oxidoreductase yields MMKTQLTELLGIQYPIIQGGLANLAYSELAAAVSNAGGLGQITATSLPSANHLREEIQQVRKLTNRPFSVNIAISEHKSIMPFLEVVQDEQVQAVTLTGGNPAPILHQLESSSVKKLILVSSVRQAKKAESLGADAVIAVGQEGGGHIGRADTGTIVLVPRVVDAVKIPVVASGGIADGRGFLAALALGAQGIEMGTRFIATRECIAHSAYKNAIVERDESQTLVIKRSIGAPGRVLNSDWVQKILEEEERGATAEQLHPYLTGERNRTAILEGHMDAGFAWAGQSIGLIDSVPTVAQLFQFLLSTLGSMKDTVNGYVS; encoded by the coding sequence ATGATGAAAACCCAACTGACAGAGCTGCTAGGCATTCAATATCCAATCATTCAAGGAGGTCTGGCAAACCTGGCATATTCCGAGCTCGCTGCTGCCGTATCCAATGCCGGCGGTCTGGGACAGATAACAGCCACCTCGCTGCCGTCAGCGAATCACCTTCGCGAAGAAATTCAGCAAGTAAGGAAACTGACCAACAGACCCTTTTCCGTCAACATTGCGATCTCAGAGCACAAATCTATCATGCCATTTCTTGAAGTGGTTCAAGATGAACAAGTGCAGGCTGTCACATTGACCGGCGGAAATCCGGCTCCCATTCTACATCAGTTGGAATCCAGTTCAGTTAAAAAATTAATACTGGTTAGCAGCGTCCGCCAAGCAAAGAAGGCAGAGTCACTGGGTGCTGATGCAGTCATTGCGGTGGGACAGGAAGGCGGCGGTCATATCGGGAGAGCAGATACCGGAACCATCGTACTCGTGCCTCGCGTCGTCGACGCCGTCAAAATTCCTGTAGTTGCCAGCGGCGGTATTGCTGACGGTCGAGGGTTCTTGGCGGCCTTGGCTCTCGGAGCACAAGGTATTGAGATGGGAACCCGATTTATTGCAACACGGGAATGCATTGCTCACTCTGCGTACAAGAATGCAATTGTGGAACGCGATGAGTCACAGACACTGGTAATCAAAAGAAGTATCGGAGCCCCTGGCCGCGTGCTGAACTCTGACTGGGTCCAAAAAATTCTGGAGGAGGAAGAACGAGGCGCTACGGCCGAGCAACTCCATCCGTACCTTACCGGGGAGAGAAACCGCACCGCTATCCTTGAGGGGCACATGGATGCGGGCTTCGCATGGGCAGGTCAATCCATTGGCCTAATTGACAGCGTCCCGACTGTTGCACAACTCTTTCAGTTCCTTCTGTCCACTCTTGGTTCCATGAAGGATACAGTTAATGGGTATGTTTCTTGA